CGCTCACGAGGGATCATCACCCGGTACGACGAAACCGCTCGGTCCTACGAAGTGCCCGTCGCCATTGCCTCACTCCTGGCGTGGGCGTGAAGGCTGACGAACCGACTCAGTCCATGTCCTCGTCCGCATCTTCCTCCATGCTCTCGTACCCGGAGCGGAAGAGTGCGGAGAAGCTGGGGTGCTTGGTGGTGTCGCCGTACTTCGGCGCGAACTCGTAGGCGGCCCACTCGCCGTCCGGCCCGGCGTCGGTCGGATCGAGCAGCCAGAAGTCCTCTCCCCGGGCGATCTCGATGGACCTGCGGAACAGCTGAACGTCGTCCTCGTTGCCGGGTATGGAGGCGTAGGTCTCGATCACGCGGCTGCCTGCCTCGCTGTCCCGCATCCATCTGACGCGGCCGCACGGATGGGCGCCGTCCACATGGTCATCGAGGCGCTTCCACCCGTCGCTCGCCAGGAAGAATCCCCGCAGGCCGGGTGGGAACCGCACGCCGAGCCGCTCCTCGGCTGCCGCCAGAGCTTCCTCTCGGGCAGGGGCTTCACCCAGCCACAGCTCGACTTGCCCGTCTTGGTCCAGCGCCTCCAGCTGATCCTCGTCCAGGAGTTCGTCCAGCTCTTCCTCGTCGGCACGGACCTTCACGTACAGCTTGCTGTATTGCTCCAGAAAGTCACGCCACGCCTGTGGCGTGGTCAGAACGGCGGCAACGCCATTGTCTCCAGGCTCAGTTGTCTCACTCATGCCGATCATGGTGCCAGGTGGCTACGACAATGCCGAAGGCCGCCCGGCAGTACCGCGTGCGAGAGCAGGTTCGCGGTTGCCGCCAGTGACGCGGGCATGGCAAAGGCTTCAGTCAGGCGTTGCTGACGCCGCTCCCGGTGCCATGGGCCTGCCGTTCGGTGATGTGGCGGTACAGGGCGCCGAGCGCGGCGGCCTGGACGATGGCACCGATGGGAATGCCTATCAATCCTGCGGGGCCGGCGACGAGGAACGGCATCGAGGTCGGTGCGGTGGCCAGGATGGCCCACATTCCGGCGAAGCTGGCGTCTCCGGACGAAGAGTGGGAGATGGCATCTACGGTCACCCA
The DNA window shown above is from Streptomyces sp. Alt3 and carries:
- a CDS encoding SCO4225 family membrane protein; protein product: MDKNSRSLPQALRHYLVNPLALGYLGVVLAVCLWVTVDAISHSSSGDASFAGMWAILATAPTSMPFLVAGPAGLIGIPIGAIVQAAALGALYRHITERQAHGTGSGVSNA
- a CDS encoding SMI1/KNR4 family protein; the protein is MIGMSETTEPGDNGVAAVLTTPQAWRDFLEQYSKLYVKVRADEEELDELLDEDQLEALDQDGQVELWLGEAPAREEALAAAEERLGVRFPPGLRGFFLASDGWKRLDDHVDGAHPCGRVRWMRDSEAGSRVIETYASIPGNEDDVQLFRRSIEIARGEDFWLLDPTDAGPDGEWAAYEFAPKYGDTTKHPSFSALFRSGYESMEEDADEDMD